One segment of Pueribacillus theae DNA contains the following:
- a CDS encoding sensor histidine kinase, whose product MKWIKQIYDCFLAYKLWFLMLISTNLLFIFLAWLAYPETFKVLVGLMIVFTLAMISLSVFVIIRKQQIIEAAFQDFLLEANETNEEKLCRVSPKTHWSFIRRMGSVIRLNHAELNRQVIELADYENYIEGWVHEIKKPLSLMTLVLDNRSDEMSPLVRQRMLHIRDQMLGDVERILYFARLGAAHKDYIFESINLLAFCKQTIEDHQTLLDESGFQIQFIGEEMEIFSDRKGLAFILEQIIANSTKHVAHNQDFPILKFETVYDKVSGKTVLHISDNGPGVSEEDLPFIFDKGFTGRRGTYTRQATGMGLFLVSKMAYDLAIQLDAKSELGSGLTISLIFPHVKQ is encoded by the coding sequence ATGAAATGGATAAAGCAAATTTATGATTGTTTTCTTGCTTATAAACTATGGTTTCTTATGTTAATTTCTACAAATCTTCTATTTATTTTTTTAGCTTGGTTGGCTTATCCAGAAACGTTTAAGGTGTTAGTAGGGCTCATGATTGTTTTTACGCTAGCAATGATTTCGTTATCTGTATTCGTGATCATTAGAAAGCAACAAATAATCGAAGCTGCCTTTCAAGATTTTTTATTAGAAGCGAATGAGACGAACGAAGAAAAGTTGTGCCGGGTATCTCCTAAGACACATTGGTCGTTTATCCGTAGAATGGGAAGCGTCATAAGATTAAATCATGCGGAACTTAATAGGCAAGTTATTGAACTGGCCGATTATGAAAACTATATAGAAGGATGGGTCCACGAAATTAAAAAGCCTCTGTCATTGATGACATTGGTATTGGATAACCGCAGTGACGAAATGTCTCCGCTTGTTAGACAGCGTATGCTTCATATTAGAGATCAAATGCTTGGAGACGTAGAACGAATTTTGTATTTTGCAAGACTTGGGGCTGCTCATAAAGATTATATTTTTGAGTCTATAAACTTACTAGCCTTTTGTAAACAGACAATTGAAGACCATCAAACATTACTAGATGAATCCGGTTTTCAAATACAGTTCATAGGTGAGGAGATGGAAATTTTTTCCGACCGCAAAGGCTTAGCTTTTATATTAGAACAAATAATCGCTAATAGTACGAAACACGTTGCACATAATCAGGATTTTCCAATTTTGAAATTTGAAACGGTTTATGACAAAGTGAGTGGTAAAACCGTTTTACATATTAGTGATAATGGACCTGGTGTATCTGAAGAAGATTTACCATTTATTTTTGATAAGGGCTTTACTGGAAGGAGAGGTACTTATACAAGGCAAGCAACGGGTATGGGACTCTTCTTAGTGAGCAAGATGGCTTATGATTTAGCAATTCAGTTGGATGCAAAATCAGAGCTTGGTTCAGGGTTGACCATATCATTAATATTTCCGCATGTGAAACAATAA
- a CDS encoding response regulator transcription factor yields the protein MARITIVEDDVWMREELIDILQKEGFEVTAITDFHDVVAQIATLAPDLVLLDINLPEQSGFEICKSLKSKGIAPILILTSRDKLQDELHGLHLGADDYLTKPFNRDRLLARIQNLLRRFEGQPGLIDGGSFSLDPNTFTLYKGPQSLLLSANEGKILLALVQNRPEVVSKRALSELLWGTDQYIDENALQVNLTRLRKALRQLGLENQIETVRGQGYRLRGQVKR from the coding sequence GTGGCGAGGATTACAATTGTTGAAGATGATGTATGGATGAGGGAAGAATTAATCGATATATTGCAAAAAGAAGGGTTTGAAGTGACGGCAATTACAGACTTTCATGATGTAGTTGCTCAAATAGCCACTTTAGCACCAGACTTAGTCTTATTAGACATCAACTTACCGGAACAATCAGGATTTGAAATATGTAAAAGTCTAAAATCAAAAGGAATTGCTCCAATATTGATTCTTACATCTAGAGATAAGTTACAAGATGAATTACATGGTCTTCATTTAGGTGCAGATGATTATCTCACAAAACCATTCAATCGGGATAGATTGTTAGCGCGCATTCAGAACTTGCTTAGAAGATTTGAAGGGCAACCAGGCTTGATAGATGGTGGCAGTTTTTCGCTAGACCCAAATACGTTTACCCTATATAAGGGACCCCAATCGTTATTATTATCAGCGAATGAAGGAAAAATTTTATTGGCTCTAGTACAGAATAGGCCTGAGGTTGTATCCAAAAGGGCACTGAGTGAACTTTTATGGGGAACAGACCAATATATAGACGAAAATGCACTTCAAGTAAATCTCACTCGCTTACGAAAGGCACTACGACAATTGGGCTTGGAGAATCAAATTGAGACAGTAAGGGGCCAGGGGTATCGACTTAGGGGACAAGTGAAACGATGA
- a CDS encoding ABC transporter permease, with amino-acid sequence MFSRLIYRNAKRSRKENLIYFATLVTAIASFYIILSLGRQDVILFLKEFESDAIDKLLAQMSIVYVFALFLLFFLILFANRYQLNRRSKEFGLYLMLGMRKKRLVLQLLAEGFITSILALIGGILIGGFLAEIISLTVSKLVGQGIIGHQISLSVSAIFFTIIGFLFIQFVALVILGGKLFNQEVHQLLYDQMDKKQDMGHLKANVFHILVGSVLLGVAYWIVLYRFMDFAGLLLFVALGLGCLGTIFFMRGFAKLLGLLASLSERKSTKGLHTFTLRQFQENIGNRSTSVAVTSILTTLSIILLAEGASTMMGLEHVYTRSSSIYDFTVNGDNQKAEQFLTSEKMLPYVEDLNFLEIGRMKYKDERGEDDFPLSMVDWSELREQIIMALPSNDKEQILSGEMQGYTISPENPEALNLLGILEIDATTPYLIPESSYNGLLDAIGEKPLNLHSDEIALYFNPDLLQMDNLESMPILDNILEKAVKKGQSLMSINDQEVFIRPSIPMRGLVADRSVEIHSAFIVPNPMFEQLLNTDTYVSYWNFRIPHKLQEQQGLMKPMMEARDLLKASGFTFESYLQNFGRKLFYVVAGSYTTLYMGLLFLIIACTVLALQFLTQMKQTSGRYVTLSMLGAKRNQMKKSMHKQVLLTFLLPMSLACISGAVGIRAMISFLILYFDDQKLLYPIAITFACIVIGIFVIYGLAVARAADHEIDKLRWKPNID; translated from the coding sequence ATGTTTTCTAGGCTGATTTACCGTAATGCGAAACGTAGTCGTAAGGAGAATTTAATTTACTTTGCAACACTGGTAACAGCAATAGCCTCGTTTTACATTATTCTTTCGCTTGGTAGACAAGATGTTATTTTATTTCTGAAAGAATTTGAAAGTGATGCAATCGATAAACTTTTAGCTCAAATGTCAATTGTATATGTATTTGCGTTATTTTTATTGTTTTTCTTGATTTTATTCGCGAATCGGTATCAATTAAATCGAAGGAGTAAAGAGTTTGGGCTCTATCTCATGTTAGGTATGCGCAAGAAACGCCTTGTTCTTCAGCTTTTAGCAGAGGGGTTCATTACTTCTATTTTGGCACTTATTGGTGGCATTTTAATTGGTGGATTTTTAGCAGAAATCATCAGCTTGACAGTTTCTAAATTAGTCGGACAAGGAATTATTGGTCATCAAATAAGCTTGTCGGTAAGTGCGATTTTCTTTACGATCATCGGTTTTTTATTTATCCAGTTTGTTGCATTAGTTATTCTTGGTGGAAAACTATTTAATCAAGAAGTACATCAATTACTTTATGATCAAATGGACAAGAAACAAGATATGGGACATTTGAAAGCCAACGTGTTCCATATTTTAGTAGGTTCTGTCTTGCTAGGTGTTGCATATTGGATTGTTTTATATCGCTTTATGGATTTTGCAGGATTGCTTCTATTTGTGGCATTGGGTCTTGGATGTTTAGGGACGATATTTTTTATGAGAGGATTTGCAAAATTACTAGGCTTATTGGCAAGTTTGTCCGAGCGAAAATCTACGAAAGGGCTGCATACATTTACATTAAGACAGTTTCAAGAAAACATAGGTAATCGATCTACTTCTGTTGCAGTAACATCTATTCTAACCACATTGTCAATCATTTTACTAGCAGAAGGTGCTTCGACTATGATGGGATTAGAACATGTTTATACTAGAAGTTCATCAATATATGATTTTACTGTTAATGGGGATAATCAAAAGGCTGAACAATTTCTTACGTCAGAAAAAATGCTACCGTATGTAGAAGACTTAAATTTTCTAGAAATTGGACGAATGAAATATAAGGATGAACGTGGGGAAGACGACTTCCCTTTGTCAATGGTAGACTGGTCTGAATTAAGAGAGCAAATTATTATGGCGCTGCCAAGCAACGATAAAGAACAAATTTTATCTGGAGAAATGCAAGGCTACACTATCAGTCCGGAAAACCCTGAAGCACTTAATCTGCTTGGGATCCTAGAGATTGATGCAACAACACCTTACCTAATTCCTGAATCATCTTATAATGGACTTTTAGATGCGATAGGAGAAAAACCACTGAATCTACATTCAGATGAAATTGCTTTATACTTTAATCCAGACCTTTTGCAAATGGATAATCTAGAAAGCATGCCTATACTAGATAATATTCTTGAAAAGGCTGTAAAAAAAGGGCAAAGTTTGATGAGCATTAATGATCAGGAAGTATTTATACGCCCATCCATTCCAATGAGAGGACTAGTAGCAGATCGTTCAGTAGAAATTCATTCAGCATTCATCGTTCCTAATCCTATGTTCGAACAATTATTAAATACGGACACCTATGTGTCATATTGGAATTTTCGCATCCCACATAAGCTGCAAGAACAGCAAGGTTTAATGAAGCCAATGATGGAGGCGAGGGATTTATTAAAAGCTTCAGGCTTCACGTTTGAAAGTTATTTACAAAACTTTGGACGGAAACTTTTCTACGTTGTTGCTGGAAGTTATACAACACTATATATGGGACTCTTATTCTTGATTATTGCCTGTACGGTATTAGCTTTGCAATTTTTGACGCAGATGAAGCAGACAAGCGGGCGCTATGTAACGCTTTCCATGTTGGGGGCAAAACGTAATCAAATGAAAAAATCAATGCATAAACAGGTGTTGTTAACCTTTCTGTTACCTATGTCTCTTGCATGCATTAGTGGAGCTGTTGGCATAAGGGCTATGATTTCATTTCTTATTCTTTACTTCGACGATCAAAAGTTACTTTACCCGATTGCCATTACCTTTGCATGTATAGTAATCGGAATTTTTGTGATTTATGGGTTAGCAGTGGCTCGTGCAGCAGATCACGAGATAGATAAATTACGTTGGAAGCCAAATATAGATTAA
- a CDS encoding ABC transporter ATP-binding protein yields MVKQGKLLEVQDLQKNYGKKNNITKALNGVSFDILPGEFLGIMGPSGSGKTTLLNCIATIIKPTSGRVLLNGKNISAFDSKDLAEYRGSRIGYLFQDFALLDNLTGQENILLPLSIHGMDFVKARAKLDELAVFLEITDILNKFPSQMSGGQKQRVAAARCLISDPDIVLADEPTGALDTRSARTLMNKLKGINRSSGKTILMVSHDPNAASFCSRILFIQDGVIFHELRRKHDESQEKFYARILKLLAQLGGGSANVF; encoded by the coding sequence TTGGTCAAACAAGGAAAATTACTAGAAGTTCAGGACTTACAAAAAAACTACGGAAAGAAAAACAATATAACAAAAGCTTTAAACGGTGTTAGTTTTGATATTCTCCCAGGAGAATTCTTAGGAATAATGGGACCAAGCGGCTCTGGTAAAACGACATTATTAAACTGCATTGCAACAATAATAAAACCAACATCTGGGCGTGTACTTTTAAATGGTAAAAATATCAGTGCTTTTGACAGTAAGGATTTAGCGGAGTATCGGGGGAGTCGAATTGGCTATTTGTTTCAAGACTTTGCACTGTTGGATAATCTAACGGGACAAGAAAATATACTATTACCATTATCAATTCATGGGATGGATTTTGTAAAAGCGCGTGCTAAATTAGATGAGCTAGCAGTTTTTTTAGAAATTACAGATATTCTTAACAAATTCCCATCTCAGATGTCTGGGGGGCAAAAGCAAAGGGTAGCTGCTGCACGTTGTTTGATTTCTGATCCAGATATCGTTCTGGCAGATGAACCGACAGGAGCACTAGACACACGTTCTGCAAGAACTTTAATGAATAAGTTGAAAGGTATTAATAGAAGTAGTGGAAAAACAATTTTAATGGTCAGCCACGATCCGAATGCAGCAAGTTTTTGTTCAAGAATCCTTTTTATTCAAGATGGCGTTATCTTTCATGAATTGCGCCGTAAACATGATGAGTCACAAGAGAAATTTTATGCAAGAATTTTAAAGTTATTAGCTCAGCTTGGAGGAGGAAGTGCGAATGTTTTCTAG
- a CDS encoding PBSX family phage terminase large subunit, translating into MAEFLPYNEQACKMCGKPYKEGSDTWWGFCATCGYLEQFYNPLPAQQEFHASPSKYRLYAGGFGSGKTLCGCQESIQLALRYPGNFILVGAQTYPNLRDTTLRTFLEIVPHPVLKGGSIERAFNKAENMLEFHNGSSVIFRSMDDPNKYKSLNLGAFYIDEVSEVAEEIWMMLESRLRRNTVPRRTGFGTTNPEGGSWVYSKFVQNNGKSKNYSYFQAPTTENIYLPEDYVQGLLDSYPESWVKRYIYADWSAFEGQVFPEFQPTIPYVIPHVDPNPEHPVYFGLDHGLHNPTAALWGSVNPEDGTLYIYQEYYEKNQLVEHHAANIKFMSKDTAIFGHWIDPATQNRNAVTGKSVRSEYLRLGVPVTLGNNDLHAGIHKISEYLKKDKHGKPKIVISERCEHLIEELSQYRWEKAKPRQNEPEKPHSYKDHTVDALRYMVMGLPRYFNDSPASMISSVPPPLPEFYEPGEEDIDRVEIYSGLI; encoded by the coding sequence ATGGCTGAGTTTCTTCCATATAATGAACAAGCTTGTAAAATGTGCGGTAAACCTTATAAGGAAGGTTCTGATACGTGGTGGGGTTTTTGCGCTACTTGCGGTTATTTAGAGCAGTTCTATAATCCTCTTCCAGCTCAACAGGAGTTTCACGCTTCTCCAAGCAAGTACCGTTTATATGCTGGAGGGTTCGGGTCTGGGAAAACGTTGTGCGGATGTCAGGAATCCATTCAACTTGCCCTTCGTTATCCAGGAAACTTCATATTAGTTGGAGCGCAAACGTATCCGAACTTGCGTGATACTACTTTACGAACGTTTCTTGAGATTGTCCCCCACCCTGTTTTAAAAGGCGGTTCGATTGAAAGGGCGTTTAATAAGGCTGAGAATATGCTAGAGTTCCATAACGGTTCTTCAGTCATTTTCCGTTCGATGGACGATCCGAATAAGTACAAGTCGCTTAACTTAGGTGCGTTCTATATAGATGAAGTTTCTGAAGTTGCTGAAGAAATTTGGATGATGCTTGAGTCTCGTCTGCGTAGGAATACGGTTCCTAGACGGACTGGTTTTGGAACGACAAACCCTGAAGGCGGTAGCTGGGTGTATTCCAAGTTCGTACAAAATAACGGGAAAAGCAAGAACTACTCTTATTTCCAAGCTCCGACTACTGAGAATATTTACCTTCCAGAAGATTATGTGCAAGGACTGTTGGATTCTTACCCAGAGAGCTGGGTGAAGAGGTACATCTACGCAGATTGGTCGGCGTTTGAAGGGCAAGTATTCCCAGAGTTTCAGCCGACGATTCCTTACGTAATCCCTCATGTTGATCCGAATCCAGAGCATCCGGTTTATTTTGGACTGGACCACGGTCTGCATAACCCGACTGCTGCTTTGTGGGGATCTGTAAACCCTGAAGACGGGACGCTTTATATTTATCAAGAATATTACGAGAAGAATCAGCTTGTCGAACATCATGCAGCGAATATTAAGTTTATGTCGAAAGATACGGCGATTTTTGGGCATTGGATTGATCCTGCAACACAAAACCGAAACGCTGTTACTGGGAAGTCGGTACGAAGCGAATACTTACGTCTCGGTGTTCCAGTCACTCTAGGTAACAACGATTTACATGCAGGGATTCATAAAATCTCTGAGTACTTGAAGAAGGATAAACACGGAAAGCCAAAGATTGTGATTTCTGAACGGTGTGAGCATTTAATCGAAGAACTTTCTCAATACCGCTGGGAGAAGGCGAAGCCTAGGCAGAATGAGCCAGAGAAGCCTCATTCTTATAAAGATCATACGGTAGACGCTCTAAGGTACATGGTGATGGGGCTGCCGAGATATTTCAACGACTCTCCGGCTTCAATGATTAGTTCTGTTCCCCCGCCGTTGCCTGAATTTTATGAACCTGGAGAGGAGGACATCGACCGTGTTGAAATTTATTCAGGCCTTATTTAA